The window TACTGTGAatacttaaatttaaactacTTTATATGAAACCAATTTGACGGTGTtctaaaatatactttaattttTAGGTATTATAGCGGACTTTGaagagttttaaaaagtttaaaattcttAAGATTGGACAATCATGTTTATTTTGACAGCCTTGGCGCTAAAAGTTACTTGCCATAAAGCGGAAGGATTCAAATATGGAATATTTTCACTGTCTGGAAATATagaattactaaatatcgccGCCAGAATACACATTAGCTTTTATCACCttgattattgtttaatttgttaaatttttgattatttacttcaaaattattgcattttgtttaacgatatgttcatatatatatagctacatacatatgtacatattttcttatatttctgcataaatgtttatatatgtatgtctgaaTATGAACATTTTCCTCGGCAACTGCTCTATACATACTCCTACGCTGTTTGtggtattttgtaaatttctttcatCTCTGCAACACAATTTAGCTACAAGCAAAAAGCTACTAAAGCGCcaaacaataaaatgcaaataaataagtGATTATTTCAGAAAAGCTTTACAAAAGCCACAATGATAGTTGTAATTGTATTTATACTTTTGTTGCCAGCATTTTGATCATTATTAAGAGTGTCGGCAATGTAAGATCGATCCATACAAATatcatattatgtatgtatgtgtgcgcAGTTTTGGTTGTTGTTAATTATTAGTTAAATGGATAGGTACATAAATACtagacacatacatatgtagatagaaACATAGGTTTAGGCATAGGTAAAAAGGGTTAccattcaaacaaatttaaatgggTCACGTGGGTCTGTCTGATTTCGATCTCGTTTCTTAAAAAACTACTTACTACATAGTTAAACCAACGAAATTTAGGATATGCTTAAGATTTATCTCAGATATATTATAGATATAAGAGAGAACAGCAGAGGAGATGAGATATAATTTCCTCCTCTTCATTGTGACAACTCCTACAGTAATCGTTTTACTGAAGACCCATTCTTTTGGAATGATTGGCAATAGCACAGTATTCCTTTGAAATCTTAACAATAAGCTTAGAGGCCAGGATGACCTCGAAATTAGACAGGTTAGAAcagagtctataatctagactgtcTCGCTATATAAATAAGATATACCCCACATTATTCTGTAAACCTAGATGTCGTAAAGACCCCcctcatatatgtatatctccAGTTATTCGACAATACCTCAGTTCGATTTACAGCAGATATCTCTGTCTGTAGGCAATATTTAGGTGGCCTGAAGAATGATTTGGACCATCCATGTACATAAACAATCGTTACATTATAGCGTGAGTGGGTTTTAGATATTgattcatatattttatttaatacttatgTGTGTTTTGAATAAGTCCTTTCATTtcctaaatttttcttaattatgtacctagatatatttttttaaatgtataattttctttttgtaacttTCCaatgtatatacttatgtatgtgtatttgaaaACTAATAACGTTTGTGTGTGTATCCAGCCGTTACAtataaaatgatgcctaaaatGTCATGAGTGTTTTGTGTATTTATAATTCCCTccatttattgtttgtttaatttaacatgTAGTAAATACAATGAAATACACGAGTACTAAATTCTATACTATATACATAGTACTAAATTTTacataacacatacatatgtatgtatgtacctaaACAGCTTACACTTTACATGTATACACAAAGGAAAAGGTAAAGGCAACAATGTATTTTACgcgccaaattttatttatacaaattgttgttgtttaaattaatctttGTAAGAGTTTTTTGCTTACCAGGAAATACatagtttaaaagaaattcagTCTTTTGAGGGtgaaaaaccataaaattgttgtaggtacgaataaaaaaatttaattttccatccctgaataattacaataatatgCATTTCGATGACTATGTATATTGTACAGTTGCGGGTGAGAAACTAGTATATACATGTTAATGtacatttgtaaaatgtatATTGATAGTTTTGGGAGTATTTGCCGCTATTTTTGAAAGGAGgttcaaattttgcttatattgtGTATAACTTCTAGCCTCAAGTTTGCAATGATTTaaccttttagaaaataaaaaaccaaaaatgttatgaaaattttagataaCATAAAAATGGATAAAACTTAATTAGTTAATGCGGTCGGCAATAGCTATGCAGGTTTTGTGttcaaaattgcaaaaactttttaataaaatttaaatgatttcctattaaaaaaagtttttattgttgtgttgtttttatttgtaaaccTGGAAGCATTTTATATTAACATCAGTTtgtaaaataagtaaaagttctgagaaaaagaacaaaattaaaacacttaaacaatGTCCATAAATcactaaattctaaaaaaatttaagtacgACTATTTTATCTCCAAGAAAAAAACGACAATattgtatgaatattttaaaatagttgattttgttgaAAACAATATGTATCctaactaaaaaaacaacttttaaaaagaaaataagaaaaaaatcgttaGTTATTTAGCCCACCGTACAAATATCATCCCTGTTTTACTTAGtgtcattttaaaatgaaaagtgtGTTTAGTGAGCATTATTTTCGAAGTTATGTCGAATTTGACGTTTGTTGACAGCTGAGCCGCATCCGTTATTGGCCCTCTCTTTCTTTTCGTTTCTTTCTTTGACAACTGAAATTCGTCAAGATGGTATgtgtttaaagaatttttatgaaatttatgaaaaaaatcacaaaacatcgtttaaaatttaataaaaaaaccattaaatgtttaattgaaGTGTAAAAGAagtgaaatttaacaaattgaaaaaattattttcaaaattaattaaaatgtaaataaaaaaaattgcagcaAATCTTTTGTGAAATGAAAAGATTCAATTCTCTCAAAACTCAGTGTTCTGtgataatatttcaataagattttattcattttaaagaTGAACAGAATTATTAAttgctttttcgttttaattatttaaaggtAAACGTACCAAAACAACGTCGCACATTCTGTAAGAAGTGCAAGTGCCACAAATTGCACAAAGTCACCCAATACAAGAAATCCAAGGAGCGCAAAGGTGCCCAAGGTAGACGTCGTTACGACAGAAAACAACAAGGTTTTGGTGGTCAAACTAAGCCCATCTTCAGAAAGAAGGTaagaaaagaaaagtttttaaaacaaatattttgaaattgaagGCATATTCGTAGAACCGGGTTGCTGCTGTTTTCAATGAAAACTAAGCTCTCTGGTGGGATCAATATATGCTAGAGTAATAAACAattagtttttcaaatttttatggtTCCTAAAAGACAAGTTTTGGATTTTTCCTCTAAAGCTCTGCCGCTAAAGCCGGAagatttgaacatttttttaaataaattttctttaatttttgtttgatttgtgTATTAACgactttattttttctttactttttaggCTAAAACTACCAAAAAGATTGTCTTGCGTATGGAATGCACTGAATGCAAATACCGTAAACAATCTCCCTTGAAGCGTTGCAAACATTTCGAATTGGGTGGTGACAAGAAACGCAAGGGTCAAATGATCCAGTTCTAAATGAATGGACTCGTTTCCATTTCATCCTCAACGCAGTACCATCTAATTGTATCAACATTTTTAGTTGCCCACGACGTTGTTTCTTTACTAAGTGTGTACATTTATATAAGTTGtatgaaaattacatttttgtaatttttacaaactaaaaaacagttttggataaaaaatatatattgagaaCACTTTGAAAGTGTTTtcaagttaagaaaaaaatactttattattttatttttaacaaaaatttagataaattttgttttgcgtAAAGATAAATTGGTTTTTGAAATTGCGAATCGAGGTAATTAAAATATCACCACTCCGAATTATAATCTAATGTTTATGGTGAATTTAGGGGAATGTTATGTAGTATGTAGTTACCGGCGTATATGATGCATCTTCAGGAAAGCATACATATATCAAATATATTTACAGGTCTGTTTCATTTCGATCAAAATTAGGAAAAGCTGGCTTTTCCGAATTTTGTAGTTTGaggaaaattatattgattttattttaaattgattcttatcaaaatttcttattttgtaaAGGTTTTTATTGCTGAAAatgtacaaacaaatttaatttccaCTTTAAAAACTGAATGTGGCTACATTCCGAAAGAATTCTTAGAATTAgtcgtttgaaaaaaaatcgcaGATTTTGTTaatgtctttatttttttaactctcGCTATGCCcgacatacatatttttaaagtataataAAGTTAGGAGATCCAAacatttcaaatacaaatacCTATAATTTGGTATTTTCCCcctattatttaaacaaaattaaaattcaaacaaaattttaaatgagttacatttattttctatttgaattAACATATTAACATATGTTCaaatcattttaacaaaaagttcaaaaaacgaaattagtttatttacataattattacttgatttttattatatttttacttacaaAAATTATCGCATTAAATACTTTACAACTTATTGGATGTGGTAATAAAGGATTTATGATAATCACAGCTAAACGGCAGTCAATTGTTAAATATCAACTTTCTTCACTTAGATTAGTTTCAAAAGGAATGATGGCATTTGGATTACTATAAGTaggaaatattttacataagtaATAATCATGAATGATAAGTTAAATTAACTTACTCCAGCATATTACAGTCTAAACCTTCAAcctgcatttttattttaatggccTGTAGCGGCACACCAACTTGCAGCATTTTAAAGAACTTCTTATAAGATTCATGTTCCGTGACCTTAATGCCCTTAATACTATCAACTTGTTGTTGTTCTGGAGTAGGCTCGGCTTCAACAGTTGTTTCACCAGATGTgtctttgttgttttcttttacagaTGCTGTAGGGGTAGTATCTTTTTCCACATCCGGTATAGAAGCCAActttaatgaaaagaaaatttaatactatttaaaaaatcctttttttttggttttacttTAGCTTCTATAATTGTTAAGGCCGCCTCTACTTTTTGTAATTTGCGTTCCAATTCGATGAATTTGGTTTCACATTGCACAGCAAAATCATTTAGGAAACCGCAAGAGCTTATAAGAAAATGATTTACAAATGCCAACACACGTTTCTGGTGCAATGGTGGTAGCTAATTGGAAAGGTTGagattttagaaagtttttctaATGACAATTCCGTAAATACCTGTGTTTTATCcacattttgtgttaaaattccTGTAGCAtccattttcaattgttttaatttaattttttgtttttgttcacaatcaaaacaaaaaataacaatcagCTGTCTGTAATAGACAGTGTTGTAATTTAAAGTAGTAAAATTaagtacaaataaaatttgggacattaaaaaaataaaaaaaataaataaataaataagatataaatatgaatacgatatagaaatatatacaaaccATTCATACAGATTTTGAAAGCTTGGAAAAGCGTTTCTTTTATTAAACTTAGTACACTAATGCCTTCCctattcaaatattttgaaGTATACACAACTTTGTTTCATCCcaaacatttctttttgttgttttgtttttgtttttttttttatttttttctgtgttttcactttgtatattttataacagCTGTAGCATTATTGTGCAGTTACTAAATAAATTGAGTGCAAGTAatcataattattataaaaaataatttagaaatctTTTGTTTACTAAGGTTTCTTGCTAACAAagccaaatatacaaaaaaaccaGTAAGTTTAATTCCTCCAATAAGGTGAcctacaaaatgtaaacaaagaattttttattttctttacattacTTTACATGGATTAGTCActattaattagtttaattaattaatgagtGAAAACAGAATTTCGGTGATTTATTTTGTGActcaaaattgttaaacaaaaattatgtatttatatacatatgtatatgtaaattgttttgaaaagaaCAAGGAGTGCCTAGTAGTCAGtgaaatttattattgattCTTATTTAAAGAATTGTGGCTGTAAATAAGTACATAAATTAatcatttatatgttttttgtatttccGTTTAACCATTTatggaaataatattaaaaattatgttggTACCTAGTATATTACCTATAAAGGGAAATAAGAATATGTAGTGGTTATAATTTCTTTGTTCTGggggattttctataaaattattgaattgtaaataaacaaaatttactttattacgTAGCTtacattatattataatattaaaaagtagAGCTCATCGAAAGTGCCAATCTCTATCTCTAATAAATTATTGATTcaaagttttaataaacatttagcCAAACGTTAAAAAAGTTTGATGTTGAGAATGTGATTAAAATCTCgtaaaattcttctttttagtGCGTGCTGCAATGACTCGAAGAACACAAGTATCTTCCCTAGATGTACCTGATAATCCCGAAGATTTAGATAGTCCGGAAGAAATAGAAGCTGGTTCTCTAACAATTAAAACTTCCGAATCGGAGTCAACTCCAAAAGGTAATAACTGAAAacaattatacataaaattagTCATTTGCTAAAGATTCTCTTTTGGTTTATAGAACTTTGGGAACGTCCagtcaattataaaaaaatcgaaatgccATCAGATGGTTCACCGCTTTTACGCTTTGAAATTTTATCGGCTTGTATTATGCCACCCGAAGGAGAAGATCCCAAAGTAAAACGTtatgtagtctatggtcttacATTGCGTTTAGATACGATAGCCTCAATTGATCCAGTGCCAGCTCGTATACAGAGGCGCTATACAGATTTTCGCGAATTGTACAATTCGTTGAAACAACTTTATCCCAAAGAAATGCTGAACATTGAATTTCCCAACAAAGTGTTAGTGGGAAATTTCTCTTCCAACCTAATAGCCGAAAGAGGTGCTGCCTTTGAAAAACTACTAACACATATATCGAGAAATTCAGTTTTAAGAAATACCTCaacatttttggattttttacaAAACGAAGAATTAACCAAAGCTTGTCAATTATTAGACGAACGTAATGATGCTTGCATACCCATATtggaaaatacttttattttgttgaacaAAGTATTTATGGATCGTTCAAAGCCAGTACTCTTACTACTTTGTCGTTTAGTAGCCGCCTGCACAATTACACCAGTACCCCATCAATCGGCCGAAAAATGGGCTTCACTGGCATTAAGTCGTTATGAAACTTTATGTGATATAGACTTGTTGCCTTTATACATACCCCTATTACATACATGTGCCCATTTGTGGTAAGTTttgttgtatataaattttgattatatGTTTATTCTAAACTATTGCCTATATTCAATTCTTTTATACTAGGTGGCAAAGGGGTCGTGACCAAAAGCCTATTACAGATCGTCTTACCGACATGTCCAAGAAgggtattaatataaataatacccCCACATTAATGCAAGCTATACATAAATTAGATCCACGTTCGGAAActatatgaaattaattaatttagtaaATCATTTCATTCATTGAAGGAAACTGCTACAATGCTTTTCCTAACCAGCTACTAAACAATgtgcatttttttcatttagaattttactagattttaatatacaaaagcAAAGTTTATAAAGCGATGTTTATACTAACTCGAGTAtttcaattatatatattttatagtttatttaagttttcaaaacGATTTTATATTgtgcaattttaatttttttttaatattttttttgtagatgATTTTCGCATATATGCgaaatgtatgaatatataaataaaattatgtactatacatacatatactatatggatgtttttttaagttaaagaaTTGTCATGTCGTAATGTGCATTATGTAAACTTTATTACTAAACCATTAATTAAAATCATACTCATCATATGAATGTAAACGATGGATGGCATCATCACATTATTTAAGTTTACTCATAATGACTCTTCATCCTggcagaaaataaaataaaattgacctttaaaatataaaaaaaaatcaaaagcatTTATGTAaaccacaaaaaattaagtggcaaaagtttttaaaacagtttgtaAATGAATGTTTacataataagtttttcttgcTTTCTTTACTGTTAAGCATCTGCATTATCTttgcaaagaaattttttttttttgatgaacCGAAATGTAActagtaattaataaaaatcttgtttttagGACTGTTACTCGCTTCCACTTTAAATATCGGACTTTTCACATTTaagacattattttaacatactaATGACTTAGAAGGTAAGTTCTTACCGCTCACGCTTACAAAAAGAGAATTAGGTAAGTGTTTACAACGATAGCTTGTTAATTGGaagttaagtaaatatttttactattttccgtttgtgtaaaaaatataaaattttgaaacaatatGACAATGTTTAAGaatgtacactgaaaataatccatgcccaactttacgaaaaaaaatttcgtaacttctatttatgtaatatttacaaaaatttcgtgtataatacgaaatattatttaataaaacccttttctatttttacgaataaaaatattacaaaaacattttgtaatattttttcttaaattttaacgaaattaaacataatgatattaattatattatgattaaataaaactacaacatttttataaaatattagaaaaagtataatattattcacgaattattttcataaaaaaattaaaaaattcgtgtggagaataattttgaactaaaattagaaaatttattttaaaatgaacaaaaatgtttgaataaattaatatttcgtaaattttaccacatttattcaaaattcacttttttcaatttatgtaaattaattttttcaagaatattttgcattatattaaaatatttcgtacaatttcttatatattacgaaagaatttcgtggtgcgaaacaacgaacgattctaacaatgtacgacatttttcgaatatattaggcatggatttttttttcagtgtaagtacaaataaagttatttattagtCATTACTAGACTCCTTATAAGTAATATgttatgtataagtatttgaaaagtatgttgttgtatgtacatatttgctAATCATTAACTCAACAAAGTTATTTTATGAAACCCGttaaaaaaatcagaatttggTCTAAATTACAATAGACCTATTTAAATTGTACGCATTACCAACAGGATAAGAAAGTAATTATACATTATATTGGAATGTAGTACTTAAAACAATAACCTCTTATCAGCTTCACTCATCATAATGTGAGAGATTTAAAcgtcacaaaaaaaaagaaaaaaacacaaaaataaacaaacaaaattgacACCTctggtatattttttaaaatcaatttaaaattcaaaacaaattagCGAGcatcgtttttttattttagtttacgATTTCAAGCgaaataacaaaactaaataaacacaatttagCCCTTAGTTAAATTTTCAACGAGTATATAAACCTGATCATCATCTCTAGAGAGACATCATTTTTAATTGTTACTTCATTGAAGACAGTCAAGTTTgaattctaaattaaataaacatgaaattcaTTTTGGTTTTGTTCAGCATCTTTGCTTTGATTTTTGCTTCAGTACAAGCTGTTGACAAATCAggtaagttttatatattttttttattaatgttgacATACATAAGagtttatgtaaatatgttgtgtttataatgtttttttattatttaaagcttGCTCTCAACCCAAAGAAATTGGTCCCTGCCGCAAATCTGATTTGCAGTTCTTCTACAATGCCGAGACTAAGGCCTGTGAACAATTCTTCTATGGTGGTTGCCGCGGCAATGACAACCGTTTCAACACCCAAGAAGAGTGCGAGCAATTGTGCCTTTAAACATAATCTTTATGTTGTGATTTAAactgagtttattttttaagttttttgttgttataaatacatacatttagtttttttttattttaattatcattttttaaatatatatatttgtattattacgTAACtgataaattgtgtttttatttctttgttttaaaaaattaaaaaaaaaaacaaaattttgattttattatactCTGTCTACACCAGCAGATGTAGAGGttttaccaaaaacaaaaaaataatattaaagaaaacaaccgtttttaaaccagtttttagaatattaattatgaagtgaaaaaattgaaattaaacttggggtttaatgcaaaaaataaaaaagtaaaagtacattttgtaaatttaatgtgggtgaatgaatattttattttttataaggaCTTCGATTCTTTACTTAACACCATTTAAACTTAAGATACAGGGCAATAAGTCacctataaaatttttatacccttcaccttcgtgagaagggtatatataagtttgtcattccgtttgtaatttctataatataattttctgtctgtctgtctgtctgtccgtctgtctgttgaaatcagtttttagaggtccccagatatcggcgagatccgaatcttcaataattcagttagacatgctttcgagaagatcgaaAGCATGTAATATTTTCATCACAACTAGTAAACAGAAGTGCTTCAAATTcgggtgaaaaacctatgaattttacattaacgTGGGAGGAATGGAGagaaataaaacacattctCTTAATGCACATTAACTTTAACTGGTTTTTCACCAAAcctcacttttaactgggttttcatttgtaaagaatatttgaattataaaagtgaataacattaagatgtgattaagatgttgTTTGGAAAGTATGAcagcaattattttttgctgggatgttgtttattttcaaaatatttttaactatatgtttcttaaaattaaaattgcaaacattttatGTGTCAATATAAACCTTGAAAGCCTACACAACCATTGAAATCGATCCAAAACCGTTCCGTTTTTTAAGGATTAGCCCCAGACCTCGTATTACGTCAacatttttacataatatttacaGGTTTAGGGTAACATATGATCGGCTTTGCACGACTAtacatttttacttattttttctaatttttttttaacgaaaacttttatttgctgtaataaatttaaattttgtaaaacaatttgtattttaaaattttgttgtaaatttatgaTTGATGTCTGTTTGacttccattttttttaaagttactaATAACGTCTcgttattttagaaataaacaagTACGAATATTATGAAAGCAATATTTACCATAAACTAGTCAAAtcctaataaaaatataaacttattatAAGTAATTTACATCTAAATATTACATTGAACTATTAACAGTTTGTAATTAATTGTATAAACTTTGTATTGAAAGCTAATGCAAAAATATCAGACATTTGGGGGTTTTTACTCAATACCaacgtaataaaaaataaataataaaaatatgattatttttttttattagtattttttcccAGTAAATTATACTATTATTATAATTGATAAAATCAACAATATATATTTGTCTATATAATATACAACACAGTAGACACAATTTGCTATATTTAGTCTAGGTACTATACGTTTGTTGTTGTCTAACAAATTGTTTactaaaaaagcaaataaattattagtaataaatttaattaataatatatttatgtttaggCACGTGTTTGTTTGGAATAAATctgttaaatagttttaataatatatttccaaACATGTTCTCAAAAATTCAATTCagtcacaaagtatacagagatatcacttttgacatttgaaaaagtctaaaatcagcttttttgtttgattttgaaattgtttggtgagaagaggtatataaaatacagctaaaaaaatcattgaattcgttttgtgcgaaagagagggaaatagctttttgctcgtgacgtctctgtatacccgGTGATTCAGTTccgtatatttatttatttatttaaaattaattactatttatttaaaatgaattaacaATCAATTAGAAATGGCTGCGTTTTTccgaaataacaattttaaattttgcctTAAAGTAAACaatactttttgcattttattttataactaacgattaatacccagcaaaaatatgttaatgttttgtacttactcaacaacttacttTCCAAAGACTACTATATAGTGTTTGCATTACTCAGAATTAGTCTAGTAAtagctaaaaaataaaatattataaaaaaatgtacttttatttcAGCCCAGACATATTATTTTCgaactttatttttaacacaaacgaaaaaaatatttttctgtcatatacatttttttatttttataccctacaccactttactggggagggtatattgggtttgtgctgatgtttgtaacatacaaaaatatcggcttagaatcattttctgagtcgattaagctatgtctgtccgtctggttggctggctgtccatgtaaaccttgtgcgcaaggtgcgcaattttcaagataattggatgaaatttggcacacacgctccttttggcccaaggacaaagcctattgaaaatggttaaaatcggttcattatttcgactagtccccatacaaccatacccccCAAATAGAGCCTTTtagattataattaatttaaatgatctattatgtaaTGATGTAATGATCGgtcttcatttgaccctatcccccatacaaactccccttcagaaaatgacttaaaggtcaaagttcacttacaaacactaataacacttttaaattctacataaataatattgaagaagacttaactccacctaccaacatttttaaggataggaccatattttgccctactcccatttgagccctcttaaaaaaatctctttttttttgccaaaaaaagtcaaaatattccgtaataaagttaaaaaaacaaactaaatgctttattcttttaaataatccctatttttaacatacatactgactggtgtaggaaatcatatggtcgg of the Lucilia cuprina isolate Lc7/37 chromosome 2, ASM2204524v1, whole genome shotgun sequence genome contains:
- the LOC111680747 gene encoding WASH complex subunit 3, yielding MDATGILTQNVDKTQLPPLHQKRVLAFVNHFLISSCGFLNDFAVQCETKFIELERKLQKVEAALTIIEAKLASIPDVEKDTTPTASVKENNKDTSGETTVEAEPTPEQQQVDSIKGIKVTEHESYKKFFKMLQVGVPLQAIKIKMQVEGLDCNMLDNPNAIIPFETNLSEES
- the LOC111680738 gene encoding sorting nexin-21 isoform X2; protein product: MRAAMTRRTQVSSLDVPDNPEDLDSPEEIEAGSLTIKTSESESTPKELWERPVNYKKIEMPSDGSPLLRFEILSACIMPPEGEDPKVKRYVVYGLTLRLDTIASIDPVPARIQRRYTDFRELYNSLKQLYPKEMLNIEFPNKVLVGNFSSNLIAERGAAFEKLLTHISRNSVLRNTSTFLDFLQNEELTKACQLLDERNDACIPILENTFILLNKVFMDRSKPVLLLLCRLVAACTITPVPHQSAEKWASLALSRYETLCDIDLLPLYIPLLHTCAHLWWQRGRDQKPITDRLTDMSKKGININNTPTLMQAIHKLDPRSETI
- the LOC111680758 gene encoding 60S ribosomal protein L44; this encodes MVNVPKQRRTFCKKCKCHKLHKVTQYKKSKERKGAQGRRRYDRKQQGFGGQTKPIFRKKAKTTKKIVLRMECTECKYRKQSPLKRCKHFELGGDKKRKGQMIQF
- the LOC111680738 gene encoding sorting nexin-21 isoform X5 is translated as MTRRTQVSSLDVPDNPEDLDSPEEIEAGSLTIKTSESESTPKELWERPVNYKKIEMPSDGSPLLRFEILSACIMPPEGEDPKVKRYVVYGLTLRLDTIASIDPVPARIQRRYTDFRELYNSLKQLYPKEMLNIEFPNKVLVGNFSSNLIAERGAAFEKLLTHISRNSVLRNTSTFLDFLQNEELTKACQLLDERNDACIPILENTFILLNKVFMDRSKPVLLLLCRLVAACTITPVPHQSAEKWASLALSRYETLCDIDLLPLYIPLLHTCAHLWWQRGRDQKPITDRLTDMSKKGININNTPTLMQAIHKLDPRSETI
- the LOC111680738 gene encoding sorting nexin-21 isoform X1; the encoded protein is MRAAMTRRTQVSSLDVPDNPEDLDSPEEIEAGSLTIKTSESESTPKELWERPVNYKKIEMPSDGSPLLRFEILSACIMPPEGEDPKVKRYVVYGLTLRLDTIASIDPVPARIQRRYTDFRELYNSLKQLYPKEMLNIEFPNKVLVGNFSSNLIAERGAAFEKLLTHISRNSVLRNTSTFLDFLQNEELTKACQLLDERNDACIPILENTFILLNKVFMDRSKPVLLLLCRLVAACTITPVPHQSAEKWASLALSRYETLCDIDLLPLYIPLLHTCAHLWWQRGRDQKPITDRLTDMSKKGININNTPTLMQAIHKLDPRSETI
- the LOC111680661 gene encoding protease inhibitor, whose amino-acid sequence is MKFILVLFSIFALIFASVQAVDKSACSQPKEIGPCRKSDLQFFYNAETKACEQFFYGGCRGNDNRFNTQEECEQLCL